GACACTAAAAAGTTTTTGAAGAGGGAACTAACTGTGATTCATGTGATGATTGTTTcagtagtttttagttttagtttttcgtttttagattttagtttttggtttttagattttggtttttggttttcagcttttactttttggtttttgtttttagattttgattttggtttttagttttgctgtattttttttttcaaaaattaatcaatacattacttttaaataatacaacaaaatagcaataaatatttagattttacaattaaaatttatcaaaatactgtgattattattttaaaattaaatactataagatatttaaattattatatttttacgaaaaatatattatagtaaaatataaatcataatatatatataaattatgcaaaaattaaaaaattaaatttcgaAACTACTTagaattttttcttatataaattatgttaatttttaaaacttcaaaagcaatagtttttcttatataaatattataaattatacaaaaattagGTACATAgaattttgaaactaattataaatttcttatagaaattatttatattttcttaaagtttaatggtaatttttatatttcaggATTATACAAcacattttattaataaaacatattatgtttttataatttattttatttttaatgtgactaataattattaaaataattcagttgttttagttataaaaactaataactaagttttaaaattaatatattatttataaaatatataaatttatttacagatatgaaacacaaattaaaatatttcacattattgtttaaatgatatctaatgtacaaaatattttatgataatttttttttttttttcggtaaCCGCGGGTTTTTGGCGACCGTGGTCAACCaactattaattattaatgaattaaaatgtagtagtttctacaaaaaaaaatcaaaattcgtttttcttCGTAAAAGCTCACAAAagttggtttttagtttttcttcataaattggttaaacttttcaaaaactagtttccctaaattttagggaatctatttATTGAAAATCTTGATTGGCAACTCAAAtgttttttacaaaaacaaaaacaaaaaccaaaaacttgattgaatgaaaaatagtttctacaaaaacaaaaaccaaaaactaaagcaaaaaccacaaacaatcaacctctcTCAGagatttttcttctcttttttttttgctctcaGAGATTACAATAAGAAATTCTAAAAACTATATACTGTGATTACAATCAGAGCATTTTCCACGCTGATTTTGTAGGATTACTTGGTCTGGAGCAACACTTGATCTGTTTGATGAAAATTTGGGATTCAAATGGATTGGAATTGAGgtaacttttcttttgtcttttgtaTTGTATAGACTGATGTCGTTGTTAAGAGAGACTCAAAAGTCCTACGGGAGTGCATAAGTCTTGCAATTCTAACTACAGTGCAAAGTCAAGTATGTATACAAAGCTTTCATAATTGGCACCGATAGACAATTCAAACAGTTCAAAAAGTTGAAATGTTCTTTTGACAATTCTAATAtggaaaatattctttttttttggtcaaagattTATGGTGACCGCCAAATATATTTCAGAATTTCGAAATAAATAGTATCAAACatgcataaaaataaattaaattaaattattttaagactgcgattttgtagttttgatttgttattttgaagaaaattttgatttgcaGTTTAGATGGAAAAAAATGTGTTTATGCAATTTCAATAGGAAAATaaattttggtaaaaatgtgACTTTGTAAATACCGAGAATTGTAGTTCGTAGGTTTTAGAAGAATATGTGATTTTGTGACTTTAGcggaaaatatgatttaatggTTTTAACTGTAAATATGATTTATGGATtggaaaatgtgattttacagttttgacggaaaaatgtgGTTTTATAATGGATATAAATGTGATTTTGCTGCTTTGccaaaaaattagttttttaatGGTTAGATAATTAGATTTTACGACTTTTAGCGATAAATGTAGTCTTGTAActgttaaaaatatgattttaaggTTTTTAGCGGAAATGTGTTTTTGTTTGATAAAAtatggtttttgttttaaatgaaaaactatattCTCATCTACGTTTTAAAGcgtgaaattattattttacaaaatttaatttaatgaaaataatgatattattttttttgtttatatttgtatatCGGTGTGGTTTTCATatttggagataaaactttcatatttatgtcaaataactttttatatgttaaaaacaTAATACCCTCAATTTGTtggatttaataatttttataattgattACCTTGCTGTTAAAATTTAATAGAATAATAATTGAAAAAGATATTTTACCTATTCGATAATGGTAAATATTATAAAGTGTTATTTTCATTTTAGGCACACAAAATCgttataatataatttctttttctgAACGAGGTTTAAAGTGATTTTACTAGTATAGTTGCAGCAATATTGTATGAAAAAGAAATCGGGTACGTAGAAACGGAAGCGTACAGAAccgagattttttaaaaaattaggaaaCGGATATATGTAAGAAGTGTATAtccatatatacacacacacatatatatatacatatattaaaatataagaaatcttttgtaaaatttatgaCTAAAAATTACAtgatagaaatttaaaataaaatttattcatttgtaataattttgaaatagtttcatattaaaactgtgaaaatacacataaattaagtttaaaataaattattatattaattatttttaatacttcataaatttATTGACACAATATATTGAATCTATgttatatctttaataaaaacctcAAATGCATAACGGTAAATTTATTGTATAAGTTTTAATATCTGTATATTTCTATTCTATTTATTTCACTactttaaaaatttagattttatataaattaaaaacgatagttttatattttttttattgatttatgaCATTGTGTTTATCAAAAAACGAAAACTTACTAAATGTTAAATAGAAAGAAATAAATGAGCgagatatatacaaaattttatccTCCAAAAAGGAGAATTCAATATCCAAAACTCCAAAGAACTGTGTAATAGATAATGTCCCAAACTCATgctagaaaataaacaaaaataaaagtggagagtaagaaaagaataaaaaagaagGCCATGGTTCTTTCTTCACCGGCCTTCATGAAGATCTTCAGAGAAAACATTTGTTCGTGTAATATTTTCATGATCAAAGGCACTTAAACCAGAATAAGGACCAGAAGAGAACATAGAAGAAGATACTTCTGACTCCATTGTAGCTGATGACTGTCTCCGGTTAGGACGAGCTTTGTTTGAAGCGTTTAAAACCGGTTCTTGATACTCAACCACCCGTTGAACCATTTTAAGTGACTGAACCACTTCACCCATCGTTGGTCGCTGGCTAGCTTCAGGTGCAACACAAGCTGCAGCAATTGTGCAGACTCTTGCGAAATCTTCTTTTGGGTATTTTCCTTCGAGTCTTGAATCAACTAGTTCATCTAACCGGTCTTTATCTCTAAGTACTGGCCTTGTCTGCATCAAGAATCAACATTTTTACATTCAAGACATCGCAAAGAACAAGTTATAGACAATGATAATGCAGAGGGCTTATTATAACTTTACCCAAGTGACGAGGTTTTCTTGGCCTGAAGGTTGTGACATATCCACAGGCTTTCTACCAGTAAGCAACTCAAGAAGGACCACGCCGTAGCTATAAACATCACTCTTGACGAGTAGGTGTCCCGTCATTGCATATTCCGGCGCTACATACCTGGAAAAGGATTACAGATTTTGATAGGCGACTCAAGAGTATAAAAGTtgtaaatgaaaactttccagaGAGAGATGAGAGCTCACCCAAACGTGCCCATAACACGAGTAGATAAGTGATTACCCCTGCCTTCAGGAGCTTGTTTGGCTAGTCCAAAGTCAGCAACTTTGGCGTTGAAGTTGTTCTCAAGGAGTATATTAGAGGCTTTGAAATCTCTGTGTATAACCGATGGTTGCGAGTCTTCATGAAGGTAAGCTAAGCCTTTTGCAGCATCAAGTGCAATCTTCATTCTTGTGTCCCAATCAAGAGGACAGTTCAACCCAAGAGGCCCTGAAGCATAAGAAAATGTCTTAAATAAATCACACTTTTAACACAAGAGGACAGTTACAGTAACCGACAAGTGAACTAAAGAGTATATTACCATGGAGCCAAGCCTCGAGGCTGCCATTGGGAACAAGCTCATAACAAAGCAGGTGCTGAGAAGAATCTCGACTGCTATAGTAACCCACAAGTTTCACAAGATTACGATGATGAAGACGGCTTAGCATATCAATCTCCACCTGGAATTCTCTATCACCTTGTGGTCCTCCACATGTTAGCTTCTTAATTGCAACAGGAGTACCATCGGCTAAGATGCCTCTGTAAACCTTGCCAAACCCACCTTCCCCTAAGATGCTGGCAGATTCAAAATTGCTTGTAGCCTCTTTGAGTTCTTCATATGACAGAAACCGTGTACTTGCTGGGTGGGGAAGTGATCCCCCTGATGAAGCAGCTTCCAGGATCCTTGGTTTTActgaaaagaagaaagatgtgATCAAGCAAAAGAACAATAAAGTTAATTGCACTGAGGGGGAGGTGGTACATACCAACTTCTTTGTGAGGATCAGGAGCTTTCTCTTCTCGCAGTGCGCAGGAGCAGATGATAAGGACAGAGATTATTGCAGCGATAAGCACACCAGCGGCTACAGCAAAGATAAGAATGAGATTTGGATGCTTCTTTTTCCCCGGAGAACTTATTGACGTAGATGCTGAGGATCCTTGTGATGGTGCTTTGCGAGGTGAAGAAGCCACTTTAGGTGCTGCAAACATTTAAGatctattttaatacaaatgtaaggAATCATGGTGGTATACTCTCAAAAAGCATTTTACCTTGAGAAGGTTTTGGGGCCTCAAACCAAGTAAAGTTCAGAAGTTTGTAATCTCCCACCAAAGTAGGGCTGAACTGGATCTTGTGGCTGATAAGTGAAGAGTTTATCGCAGATGCCTGACTCGCTGAGAAACTAATTCCAGAGTGAGGTGTGATATCCATCGAAATGTTCATCCTTGATAAGCTTAGCATGTAGAAGTTGATCAGCTCAATTTGGTGAGGTAGGAGACCAAGCTGGGAAGCAAATTCGTTCAGGAACATGCTCCGGCTGGGAGTATCTGAAACATTCAAGAGAAGGATGTCCAGCTTTATTGGATACACGCAGTGGCAGCCAATACTTCCTCGTTTCAGCACCATATCTGGTTTGCAACAATCTGGAAGAACGAGAAATAAACACCTAGGTGGCTTCAAGTATGAATAATATCAAAGACGAACTTGAGAATGGATAACGTCTTACCTGAAATGGAGGGAGACAAGGGTGGCTTCGTTAAGTCATCAGGAAGTGCGCCATTACTAGATTGTGTTGGAGCAATATCTACCAAACCTGCTCCAGGAGACGCCCCAGGAGACTGGGCATTCCTTTTCACAGACGGTTTGGAGAAACGAGAACTGGTAGGGGGATGAACAGACGCAACCAATCGACTATAGCGGGGAGGATGCAGAGGTGCTTCTGCTTGTTGTGGTGCCAAATGCTTTCTATGAAACGGCGGAAACTCAGCTGGTCGGGGCATTTCTGGTGAAGTTGAAGGTGATAATGTTGGTGAAATCGCCTGTCCTTCATAAAGGGCATCAGCCATCTGAAGAGTGAAGAGAGAAACCATACAGAATACAGAAACCAACGCTCTCAACACCATGATCAGAACATCTCTTTGCGAACCTGTAATAATATGCATCATTAGAGACAGAGAGATAGGAGGTAAGACAAGAAACTGAACTAAAGCTAGTCCATGTGAATGGGTCAAATTACAACTAAGTAACTCATGATAAGATACAAAAAGGTATATAATAAAGTTTGCTTTTTGAGAGACAACACAATATACAGAAACCGACGCTCTCAACACCATTACCAATACATCTCTTTGCCATCCTGTCATTTGATATATCATTAGAGACACTCAGAAAATAGGTAAGAAAGGAAAACTGAACAAAAACTAGTCCATGGGACAGGGTCAAATTGCAAGTAAGCATTTCATGAAAAGATACAAAATGGTATATAGTAAAGTTTGCCTTTTTAGAGACCACACAATCAGAGTACTGCACACAATATACAGAAACCAACACTCTCAAGACCATTATTAGGACAACTCTGTGTGAACCTGTAATTTACTATATCATTCGAGATAGGAGTCACAACAAagaattaaactaaaaaaaatctaaagctGCAAATTTAGAAACAGATATACAAAAGGGTACAATAAAGTTTGCTTTTTTTAGTCTGGGAATAGGGCAAAGATCTTGGGTACCATATTTAGAAACTATAAACTTATATCTTGATCTTAAGCACCACCATCACTTTAAACCTCATATACTAAAACCTCATATAGTAACCTAACAGATATAGAAACAAAGTAACGAAAATAGAAACCCAATAGGTAGGCGTGAATTACCAGAAGAGCTCCCGAGTGAGAAAGTCGACATCACCGACACTTTTCCCTTGACTTGAAAACCTTCAGATCTGCTTTAATCACTAACAAAACTCGCCGCGAATCACTGTGGAAGACGCAATCCACGGAAAAAAGAAACCCGAGGAGGCTCTTCAGGGGGTTTTGGAAGGTGGATCCGAGAAGGGAGTTGTCTTAACCGGAGCTCCGGAAACCCGAACCGGATAATCCGCCATCGTCGCCAACGATTTTGAGCTCGGGAGAGTTTTCCGTTGGCGGAGATTTCTTCGGATTCACTCCGCTTTTAGTACTGTACaagctcctctctctctctcttcttctaaattaaaaatatttttattttgttcttttcttGAAATGTTTAATTAATACTACCTCCCTTTCTAAAATTAAAgatgtttaagatttttttattattctacaaatatagattttctatattgttaaggtatttttttatacttttgaagaacattaatttgattaaatttcatcggtgaaaagttattggaaaatgtataataaaataaaaaataaattaaattataaacatttattaaattcttaataaactTGCATACTTTacaaaatcttactttcggtAGTATTCTTTATTTTCTGATCGTTTCGGTTTTTGAATGCGCGACAAAAGAAGAGAAGCGTGCGGCGCACTTGAGCGTCTGTGTCCTTGCTAAAATGCGCCTGTTAACGGAAATGAAACGAACATTAACGGTAGAAAAAGGAGAAGAGCGTCGTCAGTCGTCACCGTCAGAGTGTCAGTATTTAATCACAAACCGACTTCTCCGTTGACCGGTATTAATATTTACTATATCAAACCAATTTTAGACCGGAAAACTTAATGGTTTGTGTCCTTCTGGGTGGTGGTAACAAGGAGTGGGCTTCCAGAATCTACTTTCTTCCCGGAGGGGATAATAAAGCCTCGAGACGACGTATTAGAATGGCAAATGACATTACTTTTTGGGCAAGGGACTCCTCTCCTTGTAAAACATTTAAATCAAGTTTGATCCTCTTCTCAGATCAATTCAAAGATGACGCCGAGTACACCGAAATGCTTCAAAATCTCGTGGTGTGCGGAAGTTGCTATATTCTCTCAGGAATTCCCACTCTGGACATCAACAAACCAGAAAGTCCTGAATGGCCAGGATTGCTAATAGATGGAGGAGGATACTGGCTTGGTGACTAGTTGCCTTGTGTCTCGTTTGGTTTCTAATTTACTTTGGTACTAGTCTTTCATCATTTCATCAAATGTCGTGTCCCTCCCAAAGTAAGTTTTTGGAATGGAACTTTCAGGTTAAAAGCTAGATtagttaatatcgtttatatccttaatgaataaaatatataactaaattaatttaatttatttgattagatagtTGATTAAAATTAGTAATActaaaaattatccaaaatttgaaaatataattttaaaaagagataattaaTGTAtgtattgtattgttatctgaaaatgtcttttagtaaaaagttaaaaaaaacatgaattatataactagatattaatcaaataaaattcttaattatataataaaaaatagaatattgaattattcaaaatctaaaaatataattaaaaataatatatatatatatatatatatatatatatgtacaatgtattgttatctgaaaaagtattttagtaaaaagttaaaaacataaattatataattaaatattaatcaaataaatttttaaaaaattatgaatatagtgtacaaagaacttttcaaaaattatgaaaatgtttaagcccGCATCGCGGGCAAAACACTTAGTAAAACATTATATGTGGTACCTATTTGATGTttctttgtgtgtgttttttttttaagatatgaTGTGTTCtcagttaaaaaaagaaaacaacacaaaagaaagaaaagaaatcaaCAAAGCAGTGTCAGTCGTCCAAGAAAGAAGCGATAATCTGAAAAATCTCTAACCTTACGTTGGGAATCTTGAGATATGCTTAGAATCTTTGACCACTCTAACGCTAAAACTCTTTTGagttaaattaaaataactaattaaCATACACAAAAGTTGAATTGTAGCTTTATAGGCATCATCAATTAGTTGACAATAGTTTAATTTTCAACTAACCAGCTCTTTAGAACTTACATACCTTAATGATCCGGTAAATGCTTCAAACgcaatattattttgttttcatggATTGTACCTTTTTGGTCAACTTTTTCATGGCATTAATACAAAACTAGACTATTATGTGATGTGTATTAGagccaattacaaaatagatttAGCACAAACTTAAAAtcgatattatatattttttatatttcgtaaATATCTGTGATCAAATCGGAGATGGTTGGACATCTATACCACAACAATATAAAGTCGGTGCATTTACATATTAatttccaataaaaaaaaacgaagattTACGCCATAGGACACTCTCCAGAATTTAATTTCCGGCGACTGGCGATAGAGCATTTCTCAAAACACGGCTCATTAACACTGCCATCATCCTCCGGCGGAGCTACCCCAAATTTAAACTGTCATGATTGGCACATACACACAAGAACGAAAACAACAACTCAGACAGGAATCAAAGATGGTTTATTAAATGGACAAAGAAACAGTCTCAGAATACATGTTAGTTTTGATAAAAACCAGTTAACCATAAGCATAGTTAgttagtttttgttttggtgaaaGAGCATATTTAGCCTATAGGTTTAGGTTTTGTGGACTCTGATATGGTTAACCGGGTTCAATCTCCTAACCAATTACGAATGAAGCTATGTATATTTGATAAGATCGTTCAACGGCGTCTCATCTTTTCCAGTGTCAGATCAGATAACATTCCTAATAGTTTTGGAGTCATGCATAAGGAAAGCAACGTACCTGGCAACTATAATCTTTGAAGTCTGGTTCCATCAGCAGAGGAACTCCCATGTAGTCTTTAAAGAATgtctgaaaaaaatcaaaattccaGTGTTTCAGAGCTTGATCAAAGAACATTACCAAAAAGCTTGAACTACAGCGACTAAGTCTTTCAAACTCATGTCTTGTTCAAGAATTGGAAAGCAGAAGAATACCTGAGTTGGTAGTTTACAAGTATTGATGCATACACCCACACATTTGCTCTCTTCCAGATACTGACATTTCTCCACAAAAACCTACTTGAATTCCAACTTCTCTTCATGAAAgaacgaaaaaataaaaacagaaggAATAAAACATGAGTAGGATCATTTCATTACCCCACTCTCCCAAGATTCTCCATTTGGAAGCTCAATGGTGTTTACTTTGCAAGGTCCCATGAGCCATTGACAGGTAAGAACAGTAACTCTTGCTTCAATatgggcaaaaaaaaaaaagaagaacatttAGCTCGCTGGATGCACAAGGTCTAACTGAAGATTGAAACAGAGAACTCACCAACCATCAAAGCAGCTATCTTCCCTTGAGCTAAAGGAGCAATGAGAAGCTTGTAGAGCTCTAATATGAGCGGAGGAAACAACGACTTTAGTATCCTCACCTGTATCCACCAAAATGAACATGACTCTAAGAAATTGATCAAATCttgagaagacgaagaagaagaaagtataCCGCTGCGTC
The window above is part of the Brassica napus cultivar Da-Ae chromosome C3, Da-Ae, whole genome shotgun sequence genome. Proteins encoded here:
- the LOC106388800 gene encoding probable serine/threonine-protein kinase PIX13 isoform X2, with the protein product MAKRCIGSQRDVLIMVLRALVSVFCMVSLFTLQMADALYEGQAISPTLSPSTSPEMPRPAEFPPFHRKHLAPQQAEAPLHPPRYSRLVASVHPPTSSRFSKPSVKRNAQSPGASPGAGLVDIAPTQSSNGALPDDLTKPPLSPSISDCCKPDMVLKRGSIGCHCVYPIKLDILLLNVSDTPSRSMFLNEFASQLGLLPHQIELINFYMLSLSRMNISMDITPHSGISFSASQASAINSSLISHKIQFSPTLVGDYKLLNFTWFEAPKPSQAPKVASSPRKAPSQGSSASTSISSPGKKKHPNLILIFAVAAGVLIAAIISVLIICSCALREEKAPDPHKEVVKPRILEAASSGGSLPHPASTRFLSYEELKEATSNFESASILGEGGFGKVYRGILADGTPVAIKKLTCGGPQGDREFQVEIDMLSRLHHRNLVKLVGYYSSRDSSQHLLCYELVPNGSLEAWLHGPLGLNCPLDWDTRMKIALDAAKGLAYLHEDSQPSVIHRDFKASNILLENNFNAKVADFGLAKQAPEGRGNHLSTRVMGTFGYVAPEYAMTGHLLVKSDVYSYGVVLLELLTGRKPVDMSQPSGQENLVTWTRPVLRDKDRLDELVDSRLEGKYPKEDFARVCTIAAACVAPEASQRPTMGEVVQSLKMVQRVVEYQEPVLNASNKARPNRRQSSATMESEVSSSMFSSGPYSGLSAFDHENITRTNVFSEDLHEGR
- the LOC106388799 gene encoding beta-carotene isomerase D27, chloroplastic isoform X2, with the protein product MTILLLHVPPPTTIGFSCSSSPRSTTQTLNLTRRVRCHISNSTEVEGSSKSEYKPGVLDDFFMQSFRNKLVEEVGSDSDKPGYVGLIELVKLLLLKSRSRSESNDAAVRILKSLFPPLILELYKLLIAPLAQGKIAALMVARVTVLTCQWLMGPCKVNTIELPNGESWESGVFVEKCQYLEESKCVGVCINTCKLPTQTFFKDYMGVPLLMEPDFKDYSCQFKFGVAPPEDDGSVNEPCFEKCSIASRRKLNSGECPMA
- the LOC106388800 gene encoding probable serine/threonine-protein kinase PIX13 isoform X1; translation: MSTFSLGSSSGSQRDVLIMVLRALVSVFCMVSLFTLQMADALYEGQAISPTLSPSTSPEMPRPAEFPPFHRKHLAPQQAEAPLHPPRYSRLVASVHPPTSSRFSKPSVKRNAQSPGASPGAGLVDIAPTQSSNGALPDDLTKPPLSPSISDCCKPDMVLKRGSIGCHCVYPIKLDILLLNVSDTPSRSMFLNEFASQLGLLPHQIELINFYMLSLSRMNISMDITPHSGISFSASQASAINSSLISHKIQFSPTLVGDYKLLNFTWFEAPKPSQAPKVASSPRKAPSQGSSASTSISSPGKKKHPNLILIFAVAAGVLIAAIISVLIICSCALREEKAPDPHKEVVKPRILEAASSGGSLPHPASTRFLSYEELKEATSNFESASILGEGGFGKVYRGILADGTPVAIKKLTCGGPQGDREFQVEIDMLSRLHHRNLVKLVGYYSSRDSSQHLLCYELVPNGSLEAWLHGPLGLNCPLDWDTRMKIALDAAKGLAYLHEDSQPSVIHRDFKASNILLENNFNAKVADFGLAKQAPEGRGNHLSTRVMGTFGYVAPEYAMTGHLLVKSDVYSYGVVLLELLTGRKPVDMSQPSGQENLVTWTRPVLRDKDRLDELVDSRLEGKYPKEDFARVCTIAAACVAPEASQRPTMGEVVQSLKMVQRVVEYQEPVLNASNKARPNRRQSSATMESEVSSSMFSSGPYSGLSAFDHENITRTNVFSEDLHEGR
- the LOC106388799 gene encoding beta-carotene isomerase D27, chloroplastic isoform X1 translates to MTILLLHVPPPTTIGFSCSSSPRSTTQTLNLTRRVRCHISNSTEVVPILNISLHTSVPILNISQVEGSSKSEYKPGVLDDFFMQSFRNKLVEEVGSDSDKPGYVGLIELVKLLLLKSRSRSESNDAAVRILKSLFPPLILELYKLLIAPLAQGKIAALMVARVTVLTCQWLMGPCKVNTIELPNGESWESGVFVEKCQYLEESKCVGVCINTCKLPTQTFFKDYMGVPLLMEPDFKDYSCQFKFGVAPPEDDGSVNEPCFEKCSIASRRKLNSGECPMA